The DNA window ACCGCCAATTCTAGAGAGAGAAAGTTATAGTCGGCAAAGAGAAATCCTTCATGATTATCACCATCATGCCACTGATAAAGAACGTCAATATCGGCGGGCAATCTGAAAGATAGCGGTTGCATAAAATTCTCAATTTCTGAGATATCAAGACGGGGACATAAATCATTAAAGCGATGGGGTGAGTATGTGGCGAGTCGGTTGCTAATCCGATCGAGAGCTTGGGTCAGTTTTGACATTTTTTTCATCCGTAGAGAGTTGTTTAACCACTTCGACCACATCATTAAAGGTCATTTTCTAGGGAACCTCGCAAAACTCATGTTTTATGTTCTCTAGTATAGGCGATCGCCTTTCTTGCTGATTATGCTTAGAATCGGGTTGCACACTCTTAGACTACCGAGATCATGGTCAGTGTAACTGTTGAGCAAATCCAGCAAGACCCTCTAAAATATTTACACCAAGTGGAAGCAGGTGAAGGGTTCATTATTGTTCGTGGAGATCGACCCATTGCTGAACTTAAACCCATTCAACAGCAACAGGGAGAGTTGCGACCATTTGGCTTATGTGCTGGAGAGTTTGTTGTACCGGATGACTTTGATGCGCCATTACCTGAAGATATCCTCAGTGCTTTTGAGGGAAAATGAGAATTTTACTCGATACTCATATTTTCTTGTGGTTTATTAGTGGCGATCGCCGATT is part of the Roseofilum reptotaenium CS-1145 genome and encodes:
- a CDS encoding type II toxin-antitoxin system Phd/YefM family antitoxin — translated: MVSVTVEQIQQDPLKYLHQVEAGEGFIIVRGDRPIAELKPIQQQQGELRPFGLCAGEFVVPDDFDAPLPEDILSAFEGK